The following DNA comes from Pseudophryne corroboree isolate aPseCor3 chromosome 8, aPseCor3.hap2, whole genome shotgun sequence.
AGTGGGGCATTTGTGGCTCGGTCGCTGGGATAATAACTTGGCAGAAGTGTCTGTATTAATAGATGTTTACAGAAACGATACTTCGGCTATATCAGCCCCTCTAAATTCAGTGCCAAGTATTCCCACCAATGCAAAACACCAATCGTTAATAACTAAGGGCAGTCTAACTAGCGGTCATTCATATCATTTCTAACTGCTCTGCACATCAGGTCCATTAGTGGAAGTATGATTGCTAAGGTCTTACACCATAGCAAAGAGAGCAGTCCCGAAGAGGAAGTTCACTGAGATATAGGTTTGGGATATAGGTTTAGTTTCCAAAAGCTGAAGTGTCAACAAATTGTCCCTATGTCTGTACATCATAAATGTACGGATAGTAGAGAGTGCATCTTATGTAACAGTAAGACAATGGTACCTTGGGAGCATTTGGCTTGGCCTCCAAAGCTCTAATTTATGGAAAATTACAAATCTGCCGAATGGAGACCAAGCTCTAAAATGTTCGCTTGTCTCTTGCAAATGGCAATGCTCGTTTGTTCCGTATTGCATTATGGTTTTTGGTAACTGCAACAAATCTTCTTCTTTTAAGGAATGTTGGGACCGCGAAATGATTGTCCCACAGATATTCAGGAGAGAGAATTTTCGTTGGCTTGTGATAAAGAAAATACTTGTTCAAATAGCTCTCATCATGCCAGACGGCTTCAATGTGGTTTTCCTTGTCCATCATCATAGCGTTATGGCAGAAGTTGGTCAGCTTATAGACCTCTTCCACCGTACCACCAAAATATCCCCCTGCATAGTAAAAGTCTCCCTCGTCTGTAGGAATGTAAGCTGTAGACTCTCGCCTGCGCTCATAGGTGAAGTGGTCACGAGATGCTCCATAGAAGCCAGGATGTAATGTGCCAAACACATCACTTAAAATCTCCACCCCAACATGGTCACTGAACTCCATGTCTACGTCTACGCACACCAAGTAGTCCACCTCGTTGATGAATCGTTGGCTGGCATAGTCTCGTATCATCTCCATGCGCCTCATTGACACTTCCTGCCATCTCTTGTAACCGGGGACTTCCAGGATGACCATGTGTCTGCCCTCACTGAGAGTGATATTGGGAATGTCACCAACACGGTCCGTAAAGACATAATAGTTGACTTTATGTCCTACCATGAAGAACTTTTCAGCAGTTTTAATAAAAGTCTGGACAAAGACCGTATATCTGAAAAACAAGCAGATGCTATTTAATATTCACTATTTCGTCATAACTGTGGCAAGCAAGTTTTGCTAATTATGCGGTGATTCTCAAACTATCTTGAATCTCTGTAACCTATTGTaccattttttttcatggcaccctttGGCCAAAACttacttattgagaaattcaggaaaAATATTAATTGAAGCAAATTGTGCTAACCTGTCATCCtctggttcagttatgtggtggcttCCCTTCTGTtgatccacatatgttatgattggcagccaccagctctgttTTTTCCACATGGTTAATTAATAATTTATTTGGTCCTGGACCTCCAAACGCTTGCAGCCCTGCAGGTGTCCCTCGGACCCAGTGTTGGAACCAGATGTATTATTTTTGTTTCAAATAAAGGTCATAttttaaactaggtgattcatcgcgccctacgggtgctcttcacaccgtcggaaggggctacgctctccctaacccttgcacacccttggggcgtgcaacatttttattatatggagtattaccgtcaatcataattttgtgagtggtgaaatattgcacggacaaagggtgtgcaacGGTTAAGGgaccatagccccttgcgacggcgtgaacagcgcacgcagggcctgatgaatcacctagtaggtgctgtggtaggtggagtggcgggtgcggtggaaacgcggatgggggagggagtccaggggtaccgtgggtgggggaggaccaggtgccgcggatgggggagggtgtctgaaaGTGCTATGGTTGTGGGaggggtggatgggggagggggtcaagAGGTGCTGCAGGTGAGATAGGGTGGGGGGGAGTGGGGATCACAAATGGGGGAGGGggtcgggaggggctgtaggtggg
Coding sequences within:
- the LOC134948354 gene encoding histo-blood group ABO system transferase-like, translating into MCLERKWICVLTSLTVLMLVSFFWSNTKVNSWSSGFILRCQPQTTMKSVTNLSQDSLEQLALLEQVSLTRMLYVKPDTMRPPRSDVSMMTPWFAPIVWDGSFNTDILNAQFHLKKARIGLTVFAIKKYTVFVQTFIKTAEKFFMVGHKVNYYVFTDRVGDIPNITLSEGRHMVILEVPGYKRWQEVSMRRMEMIRDYASQRFINEVDYLVCVDVDMEFSDHVGVEILSDVFGTLHPGFYGASRDHFTYERRRESTAYIPTDEGDFYYAGGYFGGTVEEVYKLTNFCHNAMMMDKENHIEAVWHDESYLNKYFLYHKPTKILSPEYLWDNHFAVPTFLKRRRFVAVTKNHNAIRNKRALPFARDKRTF